The following coding sequences are from one Candidatus Zixiibacteriota bacterium window:
- the thrS gene encoding threonine--tRNA ligase: MSKVQIKFPDGSVKEFESGVTAYEIAKSISPGLAKKVLAARLNGTVRGLNEPIEDDNELTLLTFDDPEGREVFWHSSSHIMAQAVTELFPGTKLAIGPPIEEGWYYDFDVEEPFSEDDLAKIEKRMKQIIKQNHPFQREVLSRQELIDRYKGKGEDYKVEILTEDISDDTASVYKHDKFFDLCRGPHLPSTGRVKAFKLLSASGAYWRGDEHNKMLQRIYGISFPDRQSLDEYLTRLEEAKKRDHRKLGRELDLFSINENSGPGLVLWHPKGATIRNIIENHWKDMHVDAGYKLIYTPHMARLKLWEISGHSDFYTENMFKPNEVEGDLYQIRPMNCPFHIEIYRSGIRSYRDLPLKYAELGTDYRYERSGVLHGLMRVRGFTMDDAHIFCTPEQIHEEIVKVCKLAIDFLKLFGFDEYKVYLSTRPEKFVGEPQRWDMAESALRSALEEIGFDYEVDPGGGAFYGPKIDIKIKDTIGRMWQCSTIQFDFNLPERFEIYYIDKDNQQKRPFMVHRAILGSLERFFGVLIENYGGAFPLWLAPVQVVVLPITDKQNEYAEKLGNDLKECGIRCEVDTRSEKVGFKIREAETSKVPYMFIVGGREVEQNKVSVRHYGQIDLGVMQLEEAISKLQEEIESKSTGMEK; the protein is encoded by the coding sequence ATGAGTAAAGTTCAGATAAAATTTCCGGATGGTTCGGTCAAAGAATTCGAGAGCGGAGTTACTGCTTACGAGATCGCCAAAAGCATCTCACCCGGACTGGCCAAGAAAGTGCTGGCCGCCAGGTTAAACGGAACCGTGCGCGGTTTGAATGAGCCGATCGAAGATGATAACGAGTTGACCCTGTTGACTTTCGACGATCCGGAGGGACGCGAGGTTTTCTGGCATTCCAGTTCGCATATCATGGCCCAGGCGGTCACTGAATTGTTCCCCGGTACCAAGCTGGCGATCGGCCCCCCGATTGAGGAGGGCTGGTACTACGATTTCGATGTTGAAGAGCCGTTCTCCGAGGATGATCTCGCCAAAATCGAGAAGCGGATGAAGCAGATCATTAAGCAAAATCATCCTTTCCAGCGCGAGGTCTTGAGCCGGCAGGAATTGATTGATCGTTACAAGGGAAAAGGTGAAGATTACAAAGTCGAAATCCTGACTGAAGATATTTCCGATGATACCGCCTCGGTTTATAAACATGACAAGTTCTTTGATTTATGCCGCGGTCCTCATCTGCCGTCTACCGGAAGGGTCAAGGCTTTTAAGCTGTTGTCAGCTTCCGGGGCATACTGGCGGGGCGATGAGCATAACAAGATGCTCCAGCGCATTTACGGTATCTCTTTTCCGGACAGGCAGAGCCTCGATGAGTACCTGACTCGCCTGGAAGAAGCCAAGAAGCGTGACCATCGCAAACTCGGCAGGGAACTCGACCTGTTCTCGATCAATGAAAACAGCGGTCCCGGATTGGTGCTCTGGCATCCCAAGGGAGCAACGATCAGAAATATCATCGAAAATCACTGGAAAGATATGCATGTCGATGCCGGTTACAAGTTGATCTATACTCCGCATATGGCTCGTCTGAAATTGTGGGAGATCTCGGGACATTCCGATTTCTACACCGAGAATATGTTTAAGCCGAACGAAGTCGAGGGTGACCTGTATCAGATCAGACCGATGAACTGCCCGTTCCATATCGAAATCTACCGCAGTGGAATCCGTTCCTATCGCGACCTGCCGTTGAAGTATGCCGAGCTTGGAACTGACTATCGCTATGAGCGTTCGGGGGTTTTGCACGGGCTGATGCGGGTGCGCGGATTTACCATGGACGATGCCCATATTTTCTGCACCCCGGAACAGATCCACGAGGAGATCGTCAAGGTCTGCAAGCTGGCGATCGATTTTTTGAAGCTGTTCGGTTTCGACGAGTACAAAGTGTATCTTTCAACCCGGCCGGAGAAATTCGTGGGCGAGCCACAACGCTGGGATATGGCAGAGAGCGCCCTTCGCTCTGCACTGGAGGAGATCGGTTTTGATTATGAAGTCGATCCGGGCGGGGGTGCATTCTACGGCCCCAAGATCGATATAAAGATTAAAGACACGATCGGCCGTATGTGGCAGTGTTCGACGATACAATTTGATTTTAATCTGCCGGAACGCTTCGAAATTTATTATATTGACAAGGACAATCAGCAGAAGCGACCGTTTATGGTCCATCGGGCCATACTGGGTTCGCTCGAGAGGTTCTTCGGTGTCCTGATCGAAAATTACGGCGGGGCATTCCCGCTCTGGCTGGCACCGGTACAGGTCGTAGTTCTGCCGATTACCGATAAACAGAATGAATATGCTGAAAAACTCGGCAACGATCTCAAAGAATGCGGTATCCGATGTGAAGTCGACACTCGTTCGGAGAAAGTCGGTTTTAAAATCAGGGAAGCTGAAACATCCAAGGTGCCGTATATGTTTATCGTTGGGGGGAGAGAAGTAGAACAGAATAAAGTCTCGGTACGTCACTATGGACAGATCGACCTTGGTGTGATGCAACTTGAGGAGGCGATATCGAAACTACAAGAAGAAATAGAAAGCAAATCTACAGGGATGGAGAAATAG
- a CDS encoding phenylalanine--tRNA ligase subunit beta yields MQIGYKWLKELVDFEWGAEELCDRLTMAGTACEVTGLVFEKFDGVVIGKIKSIEPHPSSENLKVCQVDIGLKTATTVCGAPNVTVGLKSAFAVMGAALPGGVHIELTEKLGVKSEGMLCSEKELGLSDDGSRIIELETAMKAGTDLWEKLELEEPLIEFELTPNRPDCMSAIGVAREIAALAGSLVKHPEIELAEIDKQATDEIRIEIENPEACPRYAARLIDRIKIGPSPFWLKRKLVSAGLRPINNVVDITNLVLMEYGHPLHAFDFSKFSMPQVIVRSAQDGEKFTTLDGDKRELKAGDVLITDGSVPVALGGIMGGEDSEVGEKTDRVLLESAYFNPSNIRRTHKRLNIDSESAVRFEKGADPNMVPRACDYAAYLMSRLAGGKVHEGIVDSYPKAIEPVEVELRPTRVNKILATDISAPQMIDILDSLGFGVQTGKKISVLVPTFRPDCTREIDLVEEIGRIYGYDRIGTSLRAAGELLTARNELEVFKDRIRDTLVRQGLYEILTPNMIDPEKALKLDMEDRFVRLLNPLSRDMAAFRSDLFFNALQVVNRNLNYRQKDIKLFEIGSVAYKNGDGSHTETTHLGIVVCGRPDVRNWAINPANYDFFDLKGIVEDFCQGMNLAHFEFRQKDWKYFKPDGSFDLYIEGEALGRAGVVSDNALSMYDLELPVYYLEVELEKLHRHYSEEINYHPLPRYPSTWRDIAVVVDEGVLSADLVNTIEETGGEILTKVELFDVYRGKQVEKGKKSLAFNLEFRSLEKTLTDEEVDPVFVRIIERLKDKFTATLRT; encoded by the coding sequence ATGCAGATCGGTTATAAGTGGCTGAAAGAGCTGGTCGATTTTGAATGGGGTGCTGAGGAACTCTGCGACCGTCTAACCATGGCCGGTACTGCCTGCGAGGTTACCGGGCTGGTGTTCGAGAAGTTCGATGGTGTCGTGATCGGCAAGATCAAGTCAATAGAACCGCATCCCTCCTCGGAAAATCTCAAGGTTTGTCAGGTCGATATCGGGCTCAAAACCGCCACCACGGTCTGTGGAGCTCCCAATGTTACGGTCGGTCTTAAATCGGCTTTCGCTGTTATGGGAGCAGCGCTTCCCGGCGGTGTTCATATTGAGCTGACCGAAAAGCTGGGCGTAAAGTCCGAGGGAATGCTCTGTTCTGAAAAAGAGCTGGGTCTTTCCGATGACGGTTCGCGGATTATTGAACTCGAGACTGCCATGAAAGCCGGCACTGACCTGTGGGAGAAACTGGAGCTGGAAGAGCCGTTGATTGAGTTTGAGCTGACGCCCAATCGTCCGGACTGTATGTCTGCGATCGGAGTTGCCCGAGAAATTGCAGCCCTGGCAGGTTCGTTGGTCAAGCATCCGGAAATCGAACTGGCAGAGATTGATAAGCAGGCCACAGATGAAATAAGGATTGAGATCGAGAATCCGGAAGCCTGCCCTCGCTATGCCGCGCGTCTTATTGACCGGATCAAAATCGGCCCTTCACCGTTCTGGTTAAAGCGGAAATTGGTATCAGCCGGATTACGCCCGATCAATAACGTGGTCGATATTACTAACCTGGTACTTATGGAATATGGTCACCCGCTTCATGCTTTCGATTTCAGCAAGTTTTCGATGCCGCAGGTGATCGTTCGTTCTGCTCAGGATGGCGAGAAATTTACCACTCTCGATGGCGATAAACGGGAGTTGAAAGCGGGCGATGTGCTCATAACCGATGGTTCTGTCCCGGTCGCACTGGGTGGAATTATGGGTGGTGAGGATTCCGAGGTGGGCGAAAAGACCGACAGGGTTTTGCTCGAAAGCGCGTATTTTAATCCGTCGAACATTCGCCGCACACACAAACGCCTGAATATAGATTCTGAATCGGCAGTCAGATTTGAAAAAGGGGCAGATCCTAACATGGTCCCACGTGCCTGTGATTACGCCGCCTACCTGATGAGCCGGCTGGCCGGGGGAAAAGTTCATGAAGGCATCGTAGATAGTTATCCAAAAGCGATAGAGCCGGTTGAGGTGGAACTCCGTCCGACCCGGGTCAATAAGATCCTGGCAACCGATATTTCCGCTCCCCAGATGATCGATATTCTCGATTCTCTCGGATTTGGAGTTCAAACCGGCAAGAAGATCTCTGTTCTGGTTCCCACTTTCCGCCCCGACTGTACCCGGGAGATCGACCTGGTGGAGGAGATCGGACGAATTTACGGCTACGATCGAATCGGGACATCCCTGCGTGCGGCCGGAGAACTCCTGACTGCCAGAAACGAGCTCGAGGTATTTAAGGATAGAATTCGCGATACACTCGTCAGGCAGGGTTTGTACGAGATTCTGACTCCAAATATGATAGATCCGGAGAAGGCTTTGAAGCTGGATATGGAAGACCGTTTTGTGAGGCTGTTAAATCCGCTTTCGCGGGATATGGCCGCTTTTCGGAGCGATCTGTTCTTTAACGCCCTGCAGGTCGTGAACCGCAACCTGAACTACCGCCAGAAAGATATTAAACTGTTCGAGATCGGTTCGGTGGCTTACAAAAACGGCGATGGTTCTCATACCGAGACAACTCACCTGGGAATTGTAGTCTGTGGTCGTCCCGATGTCCGCAACTGGGCTATTAATCCGGCCAATTACGATTTCTTTGACCTGAAAGGCATTGTCGAGGATTTCTGCCAGGGGATGAACCTCGCGCACTTCGAGTTCAGGCAAAAGGACTGGAAATACTTTAAGCCGGATGGCTCATTCGATCTATATATAGAGGGCGAAGCTCTCGGCAGGGCCGGGGTCGTGTCGGATAATGCCTTGAGTATGTATGACTTAGAGCTTCCAGTGTACTACCTGGAAGTTGAACTCGAGAAGCTTCACCGCCACTATTCCGAGGAGATCAATTATCACCCGCTTCCGCGCTATCCCTCGACCTGGCGTGATATTGCCGTGGTTGTCGATGAGGGGGTGTTATCTGCTGATCTGGTCAACACGATCGAAGAGACCGGAGGCGAAATTCTCACAAAAGTCGAACTGTTCGACGTATATAGAGGGAAGCAGGTTGAGAAGGGTAAAAAATCACTGGCCTTCAATCTCGAATTCCGATCACTCGAGAAAACTTTGACCGATGAAGAAGTCGATCCGGTCTTTGTCCGAATCATCGAAAGGCTCAAAGATAAATTTACAGCAACTTTAAGAACTTAA
- the zapA gene encoding cell division protein ZapA: MSDKNQSVKVVIYGEDYPIRGDGDLEQIKSIAAYVDKKMREIGERSYNKSPKDVAILAALNIASELFELREKEQELVQINDRAQSLLDKLEDEIKPTATP, translated from the coding sequence ATGTCGGATAAAAATCAATCAGTCAAAGTCGTAATCTACGGCGAGGATTATCCCATTCGGGGTGATGGAGATCTGGAGCAGATCAAATCCATTGCCGCCTATGTGGATAAGAAGATGAGGGAGATCGGTGAGCGAAGTTACAACAAATCTCCCAAAGACGTGGCGATATTGGCGGCTCTCAATATTGCCAGTGAATTGTTTGAGTTGCGCGAAAAAGAGCAGGAACTGGTCCAGATAAACGACCGGGCCCAGTCTCTTTTGGACAAGCTCGAAGATGAAATAAAACCGACAGCCACTCCCTGA
- a CDS encoding translation initiation factor IF-3, protein MAASSGRKKQGVRVNNRIRAPQVRVIDTEGQQVGIMQTRDAVELAYEKGLDLVEVSPNAKPPVCRILDYGKYKYEESKKARSARKKQHTVQLKEMRYRPKIEEHDYSFKTKHVRDFLMQGQKVKVFVTFRGREMAHVEFGRKIMERIISDLSDISQVEVKPKMEGRNLTMLLMPKSS, encoded by the coding sequence ATGGCAGCTTCTTCAGGACGAAAAAAGCAGGGCGTGAGAGTCAATAACAGGATTCGAGCTCCCCAGGTGAGAGTGATCGATACCGAGGGTCAACAGGTTGGAATCATGCAGACACGCGACGCGGTCGAACTTGCCTATGAAAAAGGGCTCGACCTGGTCGAGGTTTCACCAAACGCCAAACCGCCGGTCTGTCGTATTCTCGATTATGGCAAGTACAAATACGAGGAGTCCAAGAAAGCCCGTAGCGCTCGTAAAAAACAGCATACTGTGCAACTTAAGGAAATGCGTTACCGGCCTAAAATCGAGGAGCATGATTACAGTTTTAAGACCAAGCACGTGCGTGATTTCCTTATGCAGGGGCAAAAGGTAAAAGTCTTCGTGACTTTCCGTGGCAGGGAGATGGCCCATGTGGAGTTTGGTCGCAAGATAATGGAAAGAATCATTAGTGATTTATCGGATATCTCACAGGTCGAGGTTAAGCCCAAGATGGAGGGTCGTAACCTGACCATGTTGCTGATGCCGAAATCTAGTTGA
- the rpmI gene encoding 50S ribosomal protein L35: MPKLKTNRAARKRLRKTGTGKIKRFKSLAGHFLAKKTSKRKRNLRKSTLITRADQKNVKKLVPYL, encoded by the coding sequence ATGCCCAAGCTAAAAACAAATCGAGCCGCACGGAAGAGACTTCGCAAGACCGGTACCGGCAAAATCAAACGGTTCAAGAGTCTGGCCGGTCACTTCCTGGCCAAGAAGACTTCCAAGCGCAAGCGCAATCTGCGCAAAAGCACTCTGATCACCAGAGCTGATCAGAAGAATGTCAAGAAACTGGTACCGTATCTGTAA
- the zapB gene encoding cell division protein ZapB: MKWSGKLDNLEKLENKIGQVLGKLKELEKTNKDLQSKNDGLEKELKACRLQLEQFKDEKSEIESRFKEQEVTVKDKISELLGKLDDVEAEIA; this comes from the coding sequence ATAAAATGGAGTGGGAAATTGGATAACCTGGAGAAACTTGAGAACAAAATCGGACAGGTGCTTGGAAAGCTCAAAGAACTTGAGAAGACAAATAAAGATTTGCAATCGAAAAATGATGGGTTGGAGAAAGAATTAAAAGCCTGTCGGCTTCAACTCGAGCAGTTTAAAGATGAGAAAAGCGAAATCGAATCGCGCTTTAAAGAACAGGAAGTCACTGTTAAGGACAAAATTTCAGAACTTTTGGGAAAGTTGGATGATGTCGAGGCGGAAATCGCCTGA
- the rplT gene encoding 50S ribosomal protein L20, producing the protein MPRATNNVAARRRKKKILKQAKGNFGGRSKLHRTAKETVRKSLKYAYRDRRNRKRDFRRLWITRISAACRVHGVRYSQFMAGLKEQGIILNRKVLSNIAATDQATFEHLVDLTRAA; encoded by the coding sequence ATGCCACGTGCAACTAACAATGTGGCTGCCCGGCGCCGTAAAAAGAAAATTTTGAAACAGGCCAAGGGCAACTTCGGTGGACGATCCAAGCTCCACCGCACTGCCAAAGAGACGGTTCGCAAAAGCCTCAAATATGCTTACCGCGATCGTCGCAATCGCAAACGCGATTTTCGCAGACTCTGGATCACCCGTATTTCAGCGGCCTGTCGCGTCCACGGCGTCCGCTACAGCCAGTTTATGGCTGGGCTTAAAGAACAGGGAATCATTTTGAATCGCAAGGTGCTCTCAAATATCGCGGCCACGGATCAGGCCACGTTCGAACATCTGGTAGACCTGACCAGGGCCGCCTGA
- a CDS encoding HDOD domain-containing protein, giving the protein MPITSDSKQHRIIVGIENLPTPPIVYTRIDAAVADPNTSAYQIASIIAEDPAMSAKILRVSNSAFYGSRVEITSVKQAIVTIGLEAVKSVVLSASLFKSFNTGPEFANYQEDFWRHSLLVGSACRVLIRKFSNQWIQDADNAFSAGLLHDIGKLAMVCFLPEDWNKLHESRKKVIMPLYDLEKKALGYTHAEVGQALAAKWNLPKFLQDAIAWHHEPLNSPRENSLATMVYCADYVSRFSMEEDDEATQTDLQAVDMDVLNSMKIEPMNLLELKSLVIEEYSKSQVFLEIAKGL; this is encoded by the coding sequence TGCCCATAACTTCTGATTCAAAGCAGCACAGGATCATAGTTGGTATCGAAAACCTGCCAACTCCGCCGATCGTCTATACCCGCATTGACGCGGCGGTAGCTGATCCGAATACCTCCGCATATCAGATAGCCTCTATAATTGCCGAAGACCCAGCCATGAGCGCCAAGATACTGCGAGTTTCAAACTCCGCATTTTACGGCTCCCGGGTGGAAATAACTTCTGTAAAACAGGCGATTGTGACGATCGGGCTGGAAGCTGTAAAGTCGGTGGTACTGTCGGCATCGCTGTTCAAATCGTTTAACACCGGTCCGGAGTTCGCTAACTACCAGGAGGATTTCTGGCGCCATTCGCTTTTGGTCGGTTCAGCCTGCAGAGTGCTTATCCGCAAATTTTCCAACCAGTGGATACAGGATGCTGACAATGCCTTCTCGGCCGGATTGTTACATGATATCGGCAAGCTGGCCATGGTTTGTTTCCTGCCCGAGGACTGGAATAAATTACATGAGAGCCGCAAAAAAGTGATCATGCCCCTGTATGATCTCGAGAAAAAAGCTCTCGGCTACACCCATGCCGAAGTCGGTCAGGCCTTAGCCGCCAAGTGGAATTTGCCCAAGTTCCTTCAGGATGCTATCGCCTGGCATCATGAACCGCTCAATTCACCCCGCGAAAATTCACTGGCTACAATGGTGTATTGCGCGGATTACGTCTCTCGTTTCTCTATGGAGGAAGACGACGAGGCGACTCAGACGGATCTGCAGGCAGTCGACATGGATGTGCTCAATTCCATGAAGATCGAACCTATGAATCTGCTCGAGTTGAAGTCGCTTGTGATCGAGGAATACTCCAAGTCACAGGTCTTTTTGGAGATTGCCAAGGGACTCTGA
- the pheS gene encoding phenylalanine--tRNA ligase subunit alpha yields the protein MDLKQQIHEIKETFDKAVSQIKNNADLEKVKIEFLGRKSQFNQILKGLKDLSVEEKREIGKLANIAKQDFQSRLDELKLTIGKTAAPAEKFDYTLPGKRVRLGRVHPVVTTIKEMSDIFARMGFAIATGPDIESDYYNFQALNIPKDHPARDMQDTFYISGDKVLRTHTSPVQIRTMEKMKPPARFIAPGRCYRNEAISVRAHALFHQIEGFYVDQDVTFADLKGILVAFAKSYFGSDVKLKFRPSFFPFTEPSAEVDVTCYLCGGKGCALCKQSGWLEILGCGMIDPAVFEYVGYDPEVYTGYAFGIGIERICMLKYNVEDIRLFFEGDIRFLEQF from the coding sequence ATGGACTTAAAACAACAGATTCATGAAATAAAAGAGACTTTCGACAAGGCTGTCAGCCAGATCAAGAACAATGCCGATCTGGAAAAAGTCAAAATCGAGTTTCTGGGGCGCAAAAGCCAGTTCAACCAGATACTCAAGGGGCTCAAGGACCTTTCGGTAGAAGAAAAGCGCGAGATCGGAAAGCTGGCAAATATCGCCAAGCAGGATTTTCAATCGCGCCTGGATGAGCTCAAACTGACGATAGGCAAGACCGCCGCCCCGGCTGAGAAGTTCGATTATACCCTGCCCGGCAAGAGAGTTCGCCTGGGGAGGGTTCATCCGGTCGTCACCACGATCAAGGAGATGTCCGATATCTTCGCCCGTATGGGCTTCGCGATTGCAACCGGACCCGATATCGAAAGCGATTATTACAATTTTCAAGCCCTGAATATCCCCAAGGATCATCCCGCCCGGGATATGCAGGATACGTTTTATATCTCAGGCGATAAAGTCCTCCGGACTCATACTTCTCCGGTCCAGATTCGCACTATGGAGAAGATGAAACCACCGGCACGGTTTATTGCGCCGGGGCGCTGTTATCGCAACGAGGCGATTTCGGTCAGGGCTCATGCCCTCTTTCATCAAATCGAAGGTTTCTATGTCGATCAGGATGTTACCTTTGCTGACTTGAAAGGGATTTTAGTCGCGTTCGCCAAATCGTATTTTGGAAGCGATGTCAAACTCAAATTCCGCCCCAGCTTTTTCCCCTTCACAGAACCCTCGGCCGAAGTCGACGTTACCTGCTACCTGTGTGGCGGGAAGGGATGCGCTCTCTGCAAGCAGTCCGGATGGCTCGAGATTCTGGGTTGCGGTATGATCGATCCGGCGGTTTTCGAGTATGTCGGCTACGACCCGGAGGTCTACACTGGTTACGCTTTCGGGATCGGGATTGAGAGAATCTGTATGCTTAAATATAACGTCGAAGATATCCGCCTCTTTTTCGAAGGCGATATACGTTTTCTGGAGCAATTCTGA